The genome window GACAACAAGAGGAAAGACGGAGAGCACATATGTTCTGGATTTTTCTTAGTTCCAGATCTTCACGGTTGTTCGAGATTTAGCCGAGAAACCAGCAGTGCTTCCACGCGTTAAAATTGAAACTCCACGTGTTAGCTGTGAAAGTTTTGAAATGACAGAAGTATCCTCACATTAATTTTAATTTCTTTGTTCCTTTTTTTGATTGTTACGAGTTGAATATAGGTAATTACATTTGAGTTAGCAAGTGAATGATGTGTAGCTTATGTATATTCTTAATCTATTGCTGACTGCACTATAAGGACCCTATAGCCAATCATCCTAAGGTGCCCTATACCATACATTTATATGATATTTTCTATTATATTATCCTAATGATGTCCACTTCAAGTAATCAAACCTTTTTGAATTGTAGATTTATCAATATACTGGGGAGGAGCCACTTAACCACTCAAACAGTACCAAAtgaaaaaagagaggaaaagaaaGAAAGCTGCTGCATTATTGAATTTTGTGAGGACCCTCTATAATAAACAATGTTATCGATAACTCCAGCTATAAAATGTAAGCCTATAACTTATGACAAATTACATAACTGATCTgttttcctctttctttttctttcccttATGCTTTTCTGAAATGGCTTATTTGTTGTTTATGGGTATCCAATTGTATTAGCTTTAACAGGTGAATGATGCTAATCTTATTGTAGAAAATTCCACTGGAAATCTGGTCCAGGCACAGTTTATACAGTTGGATAATGTTACCAGCAGCTTAAGAAGTTCTACGTTGAGGCGCATGTACGAATTTCACCCAAACAAGCTCCCAAATATTGGCTCATATTTCGAGTGTCTGTTCCGCCTATTGGCCGAATACTTATTTTGTTTCTAAAGCATCGCAAAAATTAGTTGAATTTCAGGCTTAGCAATGGAAAAAAGCCAAAGAAATTGGTTTAAAAATTAGGTAAAGCATATAAAAAGAACAATACACAACAACAACCATAAATCACATCAATTTTAAACCCTTTTTCCGAAAAATAACCAGCTTACGGTAcaacaaaatataaaacaaaGACAAAGAACAGTAGGAAGTGCAAACTAACCAACTCAGTTGTGGAAGCAAAGAGGATGTACACAGGGAGAGCGGAGCAGATTAATCACTTTAAGATTGAATATCAAACGAAAACCCCAAAGATCTGATCTTTttgcagaagaagaaaaaatagtgAAGAAAGTGAAACCACTAAACCTGCAGAAGAAAAAACAGAAGCAGAGGAAAGCAAAGCAGCGAAGATAAAATTGAGATGTAACAAAATTTGAAGCGGTGCTTTCTACGTGGCAAATTAGAAACGTGGCAGCAGCAGTTGAAATGTCAAAAATGCCCCTCTGCCAGGCAGGCATGTTGACGGAGAGCTCCTTGCTTTCCCTCTTATTAGATAGTAGTAATATAGCGTCAACATTTACCCAGTTACTGTTTTTCCCCGCAATACAATCTCTATAGGTTGCAAGACCCTTTGGTCATTTGGTTaccgaaattagaattttaatCTCAATATTTGGGATTTATTTAGAGTATTAATTAAAAGCGacataaaatttgtatgaaaatcttAATATTAGCTATGATGTGGGATTATAATCCAGAAATTCGAAGCAAACGACCCCTTAAATTTTGTCCCTTCCTTTCTACATTCTACATGCATTTTTCGTTTTGTCTTTGATCTCAAGGGTTCTCAGTGCTAAAAAGAAAAGCAGTTCAGAAGCGAAGGAAATATCAGGTCACACTACTAGTGACATTTGTCCCCCCTTCTCATTACTATTTAGTCAATTCAAAGAATGACATCAAATGGATCAATATATTTCTTTTAAGGATCTTGTCTGCGTGTTTGGTTCGTATACGTGTAACATGTCATTTTAGATTAAAATTTATAGTTCAAGTTTTGCACATCAGGGGCAAACAAATCAGAATTCGTAACTTCAATTTCTTTCCTAGAGACTTGGGAAAGAGAATAAACACACAAAAAAGGATCAGGAAAGGAAAGAGAAATTTAGGGTGAAATGATTAACACTATAATTACAATGAGTGAAGATTAAGCTTCCAAAACATAATATATGGTACGTTCATAATGGATTTAACGCCAAATTAAAGTATAGAGTAATTCTGGATCCCCTGATGCCGACTTATTGGAAGAACTTTTGAGAAAGACATATATGCTTTAGCATGCTAGTAATACTTTTTACGCCATtttctattttctattttttatttatttttccacAAAAGTCCACCAGGATGGTGTGGGGTTTAGGTTATACCCCAACCTTTAGATAATCAAAAAGGATAAGTACACGGAGGAAGACATAAACCATAGCCTCCAAAACATGATGGAGAATGATAGTACTCCTAGCTTTGGTGGTTACATACTTTACAGTATGTATACATCGAGCTTCACAAAAAGATACTATAAGTATAGTTGTAAAAACTATACAAACATCATCATTATCTAACGTTTGCATCATTAATTATAAAATAGTTCTTCCTTGGTCTGAATCTGAAGTTTGGAATGTTCTCCTGATCCAATATCCCAATTGCCTTCACATAGTCTGGTAAGGAGCTCTTATTATCAAAGATAACTCGATTTCTCCCCTTTTCACCCATGTTTGCTAATTGATCCACATCCATATTTCCCACTCTGAATGTATGGACAaaacaaaaattaccattacttgaGAGAAGAACAATCTGGTCTATGATATGTTGGATGTGCCAAGGAACCTTCATTTTATTGTTAATCGTGTCTACTATCAATTGGTAATCAGCTTCAACTATTACATAGGAGTATCAACCAGAAATGCATATTTTTATACCCTGAAGCATAGCTTTGGCCTCAGCCATGTTGTTACTACAAGTGCCATAGTAATCAGCAAATGCGGAAATGCAAGAACCTTGACTATTTCTAAGTATTCTCCCTCCGCTAGAGTTTCCTGGATTCCCCTTACTACAACTAGCCGTGTTTAATTTTACCCATCCATTATCAGGTTTATACCACCTTACCAATTGGCTGGTAATGACCTGTCTAGCCGTTTCCACTACTGTGTATAAAGCATGGTAAGGCTGAGGAAGAGTAACTTTGGGGAATTGaatatttaaaaagaaaatcatatatttagacACTTGCTGAATTATAAATCTTTCAGACATATGAATGTTTTCAAATATGGAAGCACACCTACTCTTCAAAATCTCATAACAGATAACTAATGGTAGGTATTGTAATAAAGTAGCATGgattttattctttatttttaCTAGCCACCAACACATTAGAATATGTCTCATATTTTCCATTCTCAAGGTGATACCACAATTTCTACCGAAGAATAGCCAAACTTGTGTAGCAATCTGACTTTTGCAAAAGAGATGAGTGACAGTCTCCTCATTGTAATTAGTACATCAAGAGCACATGGATGGAACCATTCTACCAAATTTCTGAATCATTTCATCAGTAGGAATTCTGGACTGAATCATCCTCAacataaaaaatgagattttgaaAGGAATTCTCTTGTGCCACATCATAGATGCAGTGAAAGATCTAGAcctttattttatcatattttcccATGCCGATTTACAAGTAAAGACTCTATTTGAATCAACTGACCAAACTGGCAAATCCTCGTTGCACCCATAAAtctcaattttcaaaatattgctAATGAAACTATCGGGGAGGACTTCCTTAAGCTTGGTCACATTCCTTCTTCCCTCTTCAATGAAGTTCAGGACCTTAGTGTGTCTAGATGCATTAGGTAGTTGCCTGAGCTTAGCCAGAGCACCTCTACCAGTCCAATTATCCCACCAAAATGACACATTACCTTTGCCTATCttccataaaatgaatttttcagCATCTTCCTTGTTATCCATGAGCCTTTTCCAGGTGTGAGATTGACCATATGACCACTTTCTAGCTATTGGATGTTTTCTTTTGCAGTACTTTGCCTTTAGAAAACCCTTTAGCAATCCCTTTTTGGTTCTAAAATTCCACCAAACTTTAGCTGAGAAGGCTCTACAAGTGTCATGTAGAGACCTAAAACCAGCTCCTCCTTCAATGGTGGGATCGCATAAATAAGCCCATGATATCCAGCGCACCTTGTTTCTATCTTCAATCTTCCCCCAAAAGAAATTAGAGATTATCCTCTCAATCTAGTATAAGACCGTTTTGGAAGGATACAATACAGATAAAAGATGGAGTGGGAGAGATTGAAGAACATATTTTATTAGAACGGCTTTACCTCCAAAGGAAAGAAGTTTCCTTTGCCAACCTTGCATTCTTCCAGAGACTTTGGCTACCATGTTACAATTTTCTTCCTTCCCAAGTAAATAGGACAACCTAAATATTGCATGGGGAACTGAAGGTATGGAAAGTCAGTAATATTTTTGACATCCTTAACATTATTTTCATCAAATAGTGAGGAGACATAGAATCCAGATTTTTCTTTATTGACTTTCTGACCGGATATACATTCATATTCTTTTAGCCTGTCCATCATCAAACTGAGAGAAATTAAATCACCTGATGAAAATAGAATAGTATCATATGCATAACATAAATGGGTGATAAATGGGCCATTCTTCTCTGCTGAGTATGGAATAAAACCACTTTTTGGGAGCATGTTCATCAATCTAGAAAGTAGTTCAGCTCCAATCACAAACAAGGAAGGGGATATTGGCTCCCCTTGTCTGATCCTTCTGGAAGATTTAGAGAACCCATGTCTAGTGCCATTAAGGTTGATAGAGTACCAGACATTATTGATCAACCTCTAAACTCTGTCAATCCAGATCTCAGAGAAGCCCATTTGTCTCATAACCTGGTATAAGTACTCCTAATCCACTCTATCATAAGCCTTGGCCATGTCTAGTTTCATGACTACATTACTAGTCTGTGGGGCTTGATTAATATTATGAACCATCTCCTGAGTTAGCATAATATTTTCCGTGATTGCCCTCCCTTTAATAAATCCCGTTTGACATGGAGATACCAATTTCTACATCAGCGGTCCCAATATTTGGTTCATAATCTTTGAGATTATTGTGCAAGAATAATTACTAAGACTGATAGGTCTTAACTCAGTGAATTATTGTGGGCAGGCCACCTTGGGGATCATGATCAGACAAGTATGAGTAAATGCTTTTGGTAAACGGGTACCTGCAAAAATTTGaaggctggtcgttttgagcgtattagccccgatcccctatttactgcatttaccgtatctgtttctgcttatgtgactttctGGGAGGTCTTATTTTggcttcagagtgttttgggatacttagtccctaaaacggaagcttaagtcttaggattttgactgtattC of Nicotiana tomentosiformis chromosome 7, ASM39032v3, whole genome shotgun sequence contains these proteins:
- the LOC138895772 gene encoding uncharacterized protein, translating into MKKEDGSWIEGDNSIAQEAIHFFQKQFTKEHKQKDFSLQNNIPRIIDGDDNNKLIAPPSMEELKEIVFSMSNVSDPRPDRISRKFNHTCWEIIKEIERIISNFFWGKIEDRNKVRWISWAYLCDPTIEGGAGFRSLHDTCRAFSAKVWWNFRTKKGLLKGFLKAKYCKRKHPIARKWSYGQSHTWKRLMDNKEDAEKFILWKIGKGNVSFWWDNWTGRGALAKLRQLPNASRHTKVLNFIEEGRRNVTKLKEVLPDSFISNILKIEIYGCNEDLPPYHALYTVVETARQVITSQLVRWYKPDNGWVKLNTASCSKGNPGNSSGGRILRNSQGSCISAFADYYGTCSNNMAEAKAMLQVEADYQLIVDTINNKMKVPWHIQHIIDQIVLLSSNGNFCFVHTFRVGNMDVDQLANMGEKGRNRVIFDNKSSLPDYVKAIGILDQENIPNFRFRPRKNYFIINDANVR